One window from the genome of Hoplias malabaricus isolate fHopMal1 chromosome X2, fHopMal1.hap1, whole genome shotgun sequence encodes:
- the LOC136676773 gene encoding bromodomain-containing protein 7-like isoform X4, whose amino-acid sequence MTRKKKKMTKKKKGQDSVDMDIDEQSRTPVRSEASQDKIFTPSLAKSDDKDQTPLQEALSQLIRQLQRKDPNAFFSFPVTDLIAPGYSLIIKRPMDFSTMKEKVKRDCYQSLEELKMDFKLMCENAMVYNKPETIYYKAAKKLLHSGMKILSTERLQSLKQSIEFMADLKTSGRTVEDREEEGSASDPAKDGLSSMDTSDNSQSPRVASRDTPSKDSKEDAQKSVNQAEKDLEEIKKIIAESEGKLSNRSLQCELQFERRKSDGSTTLGILNPADLSAGDPGYCPVKLGMMGVRLQTGINTLQGFKEDKRNRVTPVTYMNYGPFSSYAPTYDSSFANVSKEDSDLIYSFYGEESSLQGSESSIADFLAKSEEHMNRLADNILDALTSGEHSKQLKEKEATVQEAEEPMETSTEKSAKTAAEKSDKANDVEVVVLESSSGNNITALGSVTSSGLGLDLRPESFDSEEAEQFQKKLDETTVLLRDLQEAQRERLSAKQPPNIICLLAPTAKELQLAEKVTGNLAQLTSQVTPGDVSTVYGIRRAMGVSMPIEPEETLAHLTTVGADMDVACIGSEDVPAITV is encoded by the exons atgacaagaaaaaaaaaaa AGATGACCAAGAAGAAGAAAGGCCAGGACTCTGTGGACATGGATATTGATGAGCAGAGCAGAACTCCTGTCCGGTCTGAGGCATCTCAGGATAAGATCTTCACTCCCTCACTGGCTAAATCTGATG aTAAAGACCAGACTCCACTACAGGAAGCACTGAGTCAGTTAATAAGACAGTTACAGAG GAAAGATCCAAATGCATTCTTCTCTTTTCCTGTAACTGACCTCATTGCTCCTGGATATTCTTTAATCATAAAGAGGCCCATGGATTTCAGCACCATGAAGGAGAAGGTGAAGAGAGACTGCTACCAGTCTCTGGAGGAACTTAAG ATGGATTTCAAGCTAATGTGTGAGAATGCTATGGTTTATAACAAACCAGAGACGATTTACTACAAGGCTGCCAAGAAACTCCTCCACTCTGGCATGAAGATCCTGAGCACA gAGAGACTTCAGAGTCTGAAGCAGAGTATTGAGTTTAtggcagacttgaaaacatccGGAAGGACAGTggaagacagagaggaagaaggaTCAGCAAGTGACCCCGCCAAAGATGGATTATCATCAATGGATACCAGTGACAACTCTCAGTCGCCTAGAGTGGCCAGCAGGGACACACCTAG TAAGGACTCTAAAGAGGATGCTCAGAAGAGTGTGAACCAAGCAGAGAAGGATCTAGAAGAAATTAAAAAGATAATTGCAGAGTCTGAAGGTAAACTGTCCAACAGGAGCCTGCAGTGTGAG CTTCAGTTTGAAAGAAGAAAATCTGATGGCTCGACCACTCTGGGCATCCTAAACCCGGCTGACCTGAGTGCAGGAG ACCCTGGTTACTGTCCAGTGAAGTTGGGGATGATGGGTGTCAGGCTGCAGACGGGTATAAACACCTTGCAGGGTTTTAAAGAAGACAAGAGAAACAGGGTCACCCCAG TGACCTATATGAACTATGGGCCTTTTAGCTCATATGCTCCTACATATGACTCCAGCTTTGCCAACGTCAGTAAGGAGGATTCAGATCTTATCTATTCTTTCTACGGCGAGGAATCCAGCCTCCAGGGCTCAGAGAG cagtaTTGCAGATTTCCTGGCCAAGTCTGAAGAGCATATGAACAGACTCGCTGATAATATTTTGGATGCACTGACCAGTGGAGAACATTCTAAACAGTTAAAGGAGAAAGAAGCT ACTGTCCAGGAGGCGGAGGAACCAATGGAAACTTCAACAGAGAAATCAGCTAAGACTGCAGCAGAGAAGTCAGACAAAGCTAATGATGTTGAG GTGGTTGTGTTAGAGTCCAGCAGTGGGAACAACATAACAGCTCTCGGTTCAGTCACGAGTTCGGGTCTGGGGCTTGACCTCCGGCCCGAGAGCTTTGACTCAGAGG AAGCAGAACAGTTTCAGAAGAAGCTGGATGAGACCACTGTGCTTCTGAGGGACCTGCAGgaagctcagagagagagactaagcGCCAAACAGCCTCCAAATATTATCTGCCTGCTTGCTCCTACTGCTAAAGAGCTCCAGctag CGGAGAAGGTGACCGGGAACCTGGCCCAGCTGACCAGTCAGGTGACGCCGGGTGATGTGAGCACTGTGTATGGTATTAGGAGGGCTATGGGCGTATCGATGCCTATTGAACCAGAAGAGACACTCGCACACCTGACTACAG TGGGAGCAGATATGGATGTGGCATGTATTGGCTCAGAGGACGTCCCAGCCATTACAGTCTAG
- the LOC136676773 gene encoding bromodomain-containing protein 7-like isoform X2 — translation MGKKHKKHKSDKHAHEEYVERPLKLVLKVAGNEVTTEPVDDEQIEHDKHKDKKKKKKKKDDKDRESPPLSPVDDKKKKKMTKKKKGQDSVDMDIDEQSRTPVRSEASQDKIFTPSLAKSDDKDQTPLQEALSQLIRQLQRKDPNAFFSFPVTDLIAPGYSLIIKRPMDFSTMKEKVKRDCYQSLEELKMDFKLMCENAMVYNKPETIYYKAAKKLLHSGMKILSTERLQSLKQSIEFMADLKTSGRTVEDREEEGSASDPAKDGLSSMDTSDNSQSPRVASRDTPSKDSKEDAQKSVNQAEKDLEEIKKIIAESEGKLSNRSLQCELQFERRKSDGSTTLGILNPADLSAGDPGYCPVKLGMMGVRLQTGINTLQGFKEDKRNRVTPVTYMNYGPFSSYAPTYDSSFANVSKEDSDLIYSFYGEESSLQGSESIADFLAKSEEHMNRLADNILDALTSGEHSKQLKEKEATVQEAEEPMETSTEKSAKTAAEKSDKANDVEVVVLESSSGNNITALGSVTSSGLGLDLRPESFDSEEAEQFQKKLDETTVLLRDLQEAQRERLSAKQPPNIICLLAPTAKELQLAEKVTGNLAQLTSQVTPGDVSTVYGIRRAMGVSMPIEPEETLAHLTTVGADMDVACIGSEDVPAITV, via the exons ATGGGCAAAAAGCACAAGAAACACAAGTCTGACAAACACGCACATGAAG AATATGTGGAGCGGCCACTGAAGCTGGTTTTGAAGGTGGCAGGTAATGAAGTGACCACTGAACCTGTTGATGATGAGCAGATAGAACACGACAAGCACAAGgataagaaaaagaagaagaagaagaaagacgATAAGGACAGAGAGAGCCCACCACTTTCACCAGTGgatgacaagaaaaaaaaaaag ATGACCAAGAAGAAGAAAGGCCAGGACTCTGTGGACATGGATATTGATGAGCAGAGCAGAACTCCTGTCCGGTCTGAGGCATCTCAGGATAAGATCTTCACTCCCTCACTGGCTAAATCTGATG aTAAAGACCAGACTCCACTACAGGAAGCACTGAGTCAGTTAATAAGACAGTTACAGAG GAAAGATCCAAATGCATTCTTCTCTTTTCCTGTAACTGACCTCATTGCTCCTGGATATTCTTTAATCATAAAGAGGCCCATGGATTTCAGCACCATGAAGGAGAAGGTGAAGAGAGACTGCTACCAGTCTCTGGAGGAACTTAAG ATGGATTTCAAGCTAATGTGTGAGAATGCTATGGTTTATAACAAACCAGAGACGATTTACTACAAGGCTGCCAAGAAACTCCTCCACTCTGGCATGAAGATCCTGAGCACA gAGAGACTTCAGAGTCTGAAGCAGAGTATTGAGTTTAtggcagacttgaaaacatccGGAAGGACAGTggaagacagagaggaagaaggaTCAGCAAGTGACCCCGCCAAAGATGGATTATCATCAATGGATACCAGTGACAACTCTCAGTCGCCTAGAGTGGCCAGCAGGGACACACCTAG TAAGGACTCTAAAGAGGATGCTCAGAAGAGTGTGAACCAAGCAGAGAAGGATCTAGAAGAAATTAAAAAGATAATTGCAGAGTCTGAAGGTAAACTGTCCAACAGGAGCCTGCAGTGTGAG CTTCAGTTTGAAAGAAGAAAATCTGATGGCTCGACCACTCTGGGCATCCTAAACCCGGCTGACCTGAGTGCAGGAG ACCCTGGTTACTGTCCAGTGAAGTTGGGGATGATGGGTGTCAGGCTGCAGACGGGTATAAACACCTTGCAGGGTTTTAAAGAAGACAAGAGAAACAGGGTCACCCCAG TGACCTATATGAACTATGGGCCTTTTAGCTCATATGCTCCTACATATGACTCCAGCTTTGCCAACGTCAGTAAGGAGGATTCAGATCTTATCTATTCTTTCTACGGCGAGGAATCCAGCCTCCAGGGCTCAGAGAG taTTGCAGATTTCCTGGCCAAGTCTGAAGAGCATATGAACAGACTCGCTGATAATATTTTGGATGCACTGACCAGTGGAGAACATTCTAAACAGTTAAAGGAGAAAGAAGCT ACTGTCCAGGAGGCGGAGGAACCAATGGAAACTTCAACAGAGAAATCAGCTAAGACTGCAGCAGAGAAGTCAGACAAAGCTAATGATGTTGAG GTGGTTGTGTTAGAGTCCAGCAGTGGGAACAACATAACAGCTCTCGGTTCAGTCACGAGTTCGGGTCTGGGGCTTGACCTCCGGCCCGAGAGCTTTGACTCAGAGG AAGCAGAACAGTTTCAGAAGAAGCTGGATGAGACCACTGTGCTTCTGAGGGACCTGCAGgaagctcagagagagagactaagcGCCAAACAGCCTCCAAATATTATCTGCCTGCTTGCTCCTACTGCTAAAGAGCTCCAGctag CGGAGAAGGTGACCGGGAACCTGGCCCAGCTGACCAGTCAGGTGACGCCGGGTGATGTGAGCACTGTGTATGGTATTAGGAGGGCTATGGGCGTATCGATGCCTATTGAACCAGAAGAGACACTCGCACACCTGACTACAG TGGGAGCAGATATGGATGTGGCATGTATTGGCTCAGAGGACGTCCCAGCCATTACAGTCTAG
- the LOC136676773 gene encoding bromodomain-containing protein 7-like isoform X3, giving the protein MGKKHKKHKSDKHAHEEYVERPLKLVLKVAGNEVTTEPVDDEQIEHDKHKDKKKKKKKKDDKDRESPPLSPVDDKKKKKMTKKKKGQDSVDMDIDEQSRTPVRSEASQDKIFTPSLAKSDDKDQTPLQEALSQLIRQLQRKDPNAFFSFPVTDLIAPGYSLIIKRPMDFSTMKEKVKRDCYQSLEELKMDFKLMCENAMVYNKPETIYYKAAKKLLHSGMKILSTERLQSLKQSIEFMADLKTSGRTVEDREEEGSASDPAKDGLSSMDTSDNSQSPRVASRDTPSKDSKEDAQKSVNQAEKDLEEIKKIIAESEGKLSNRSLQCELQFERRKSDGSTTLGILNPADLSAGDPGYCPVKLGMMGVRLQTGINTLQGFKEDKRNRVTPVTYMNYGPFSSYAPTYDSSFANVSKEDSDLIYSFYGEESSLQGSESSIADFLAKSEEHMNRLADNILDALTSGEHSKQLKEKEATVQEAEEPMETSTEKSAKTAAEKSDKANDVEVVVLESSSGNNITALGSVTSSGLGLDLRPESFDSEAEQFQKKLDETTVLLRDLQEAQRERLSAKQPPNIICLLAPTAKELQLAEKVTGNLAQLTSQVTPGDVSTVYGIRRAMGVSMPIEPEETLAHLTTVGADMDVACIGSEDVPAITV; this is encoded by the exons ATGGGCAAAAAGCACAAGAAACACAAGTCTGACAAACACGCACATGAAG AATATGTGGAGCGGCCACTGAAGCTGGTTTTGAAGGTGGCAGGTAATGAAGTGACCACTGAACCTGTTGATGATGAGCAGATAGAACACGACAAGCACAAGgataagaaaaagaagaagaagaagaaagacgATAAGGACAGAGAGAGCCCACCACTTTCACCAGTGgatgacaagaaaaaaaaaaag ATGACCAAGAAGAAGAAAGGCCAGGACTCTGTGGACATGGATATTGATGAGCAGAGCAGAACTCCTGTCCGGTCTGAGGCATCTCAGGATAAGATCTTCACTCCCTCACTGGCTAAATCTGATG aTAAAGACCAGACTCCACTACAGGAAGCACTGAGTCAGTTAATAAGACAGTTACAGAG GAAAGATCCAAATGCATTCTTCTCTTTTCCTGTAACTGACCTCATTGCTCCTGGATATTCTTTAATCATAAAGAGGCCCATGGATTTCAGCACCATGAAGGAGAAGGTGAAGAGAGACTGCTACCAGTCTCTGGAGGAACTTAAG ATGGATTTCAAGCTAATGTGTGAGAATGCTATGGTTTATAACAAACCAGAGACGATTTACTACAAGGCTGCCAAGAAACTCCTCCACTCTGGCATGAAGATCCTGAGCACA gAGAGACTTCAGAGTCTGAAGCAGAGTATTGAGTTTAtggcagacttgaaaacatccGGAAGGACAGTggaagacagagaggaagaaggaTCAGCAAGTGACCCCGCCAAAGATGGATTATCATCAATGGATACCAGTGACAACTCTCAGTCGCCTAGAGTGGCCAGCAGGGACACACCTAG TAAGGACTCTAAAGAGGATGCTCAGAAGAGTGTGAACCAAGCAGAGAAGGATCTAGAAGAAATTAAAAAGATAATTGCAGAGTCTGAAGGTAAACTGTCCAACAGGAGCCTGCAGTGTGAG CTTCAGTTTGAAAGAAGAAAATCTGATGGCTCGACCACTCTGGGCATCCTAAACCCGGCTGACCTGAGTGCAGGAG ACCCTGGTTACTGTCCAGTGAAGTTGGGGATGATGGGTGTCAGGCTGCAGACGGGTATAAACACCTTGCAGGGTTTTAAAGAAGACAAGAGAAACAGGGTCACCCCAG TGACCTATATGAACTATGGGCCTTTTAGCTCATATGCTCCTACATATGACTCCAGCTTTGCCAACGTCAGTAAGGAGGATTCAGATCTTATCTATTCTTTCTACGGCGAGGAATCCAGCCTCCAGGGCTCAGAGAG cagtaTTGCAGATTTCCTGGCCAAGTCTGAAGAGCATATGAACAGACTCGCTGATAATATTTTGGATGCACTGACCAGTGGAGAACATTCTAAACAGTTAAAGGAGAAAGAAGCT ACTGTCCAGGAGGCGGAGGAACCAATGGAAACTTCAACAGAGAAATCAGCTAAGACTGCAGCAGAGAAGTCAGACAAAGCTAATGATGTTGAG GTGGTTGTGTTAGAGTCCAGCAGTGGGAACAACATAACAGCTCTCGGTTCAGTCACGAGTTCGGGTCTGGGGCTTGACCTCCGGCCCGAGAGCTTTGACTCAGAGG CAGAACAGTTTCAGAAGAAGCTGGATGAGACCACTGTGCTTCTGAGGGACCTGCAGgaagctcagagagagagactaagcGCCAAACAGCCTCCAAATATTATCTGCCTGCTTGCTCCTACTGCTAAAGAGCTCCAGctag CGGAGAAGGTGACCGGGAACCTGGCCCAGCTGACCAGTCAGGTGACGCCGGGTGATGTGAGCACTGTGTATGGTATTAGGAGGGCTATGGGCGTATCGATGCCTATTGAACCAGAAGAGACACTCGCACACCTGACTACAG TGGGAGCAGATATGGATGTGGCATGTATTGGCTCAGAGGACGTCCCAGCCATTACAGTCTAG
- the LOC136676773 gene encoding bromodomain-containing protein 7-like isoform X1, with translation MGKKHKKHKSDKHAHEEYVERPLKLVLKVAGNEVTTEPVDDEQIEHDKHKDKKKKKKKKDDKDRESPPLSPVDDKKKKKMTKKKKGQDSVDMDIDEQSRTPVRSEASQDKIFTPSLAKSDDKDQTPLQEALSQLIRQLQRKDPNAFFSFPVTDLIAPGYSLIIKRPMDFSTMKEKVKRDCYQSLEELKMDFKLMCENAMVYNKPETIYYKAAKKLLHSGMKILSTERLQSLKQSIEFMADLKTSGRTVEDREEEGSASDPAKDGLSSMDTSDNSQSPRVASRDTPSKDSKEDAQKSVNQAEKDLEEIKKIIAESEGKLSNRSLQCELQFERRKSDGSTTLGILNPADLSAGDPGYCPVKLGMMGVRLQTGINTLQGFKEDKRNRVTPVTYMNYGPFSSYAPTYDSSFANVSKEDSDLIYSFYGEESSLQGSESSIADFLAKSEEHMNRLADNILDALTSGEHSKQLKEKEATVQEAEEPMETSTEKSAKTAAEKSDKANDVEVVVLESSSGNNITALGSVTSSGLGLDLRPESFDSEEAEQFQKKLDETTVLLRDLQEAQRERLSAKQPPNIICLLAPTAKELQLAEKVTGNLAQLTSQVTPGDVSTVYGIRRAMGVSMPIEPEETLAHLTTVGADMDVACIGSEDVPAITV, from the exons ATGGGCAAAAAGCACAAGAAACACAAGTCTGACAAACACGCACATGAAG AATATGTGGAGCGGCCACTGAAGCTGGTTTTGAAGGTGGCAGGTAATGAAGTGACCACTGAACCTGTTGATGATGAGCAGATAGAACACGACAAGCACAAGgataagaaaaagaagaagaagaagaaagacgATAAGGACAGAGAGAGCCCACCACTTTCACCAGTGgatgacaagaaaaaaaaaaag ATGACCAAGAAGAAGAAAGGCCAGGACTCTGTGGACATGGATATTGATGAGCAGAGCAGAACTCCTGTCCGGTCTGAGGCATCTCAGGATAAGATCTTCACTCCCTCACTGGCTAAATCTGATG aTAAAGACCAGACTCCACTACAGGAAGCACTGAGTCAGTTAATAAGACAGTTACAGAG GAAAGATCCAAATGCATTCTTCTCTTTTCCTGTAACTGACCTCATTGCTCCTGGATATTCTTTAATCATAAAGAGGCCCATGGATTTCAGCACCATGAAGGAGAAGGTGAAGAGAGACTGCTACCAGTCTCTGGAGGAACTTAAG ATGGATTTCAAGCTAATGTGTGAGAATGCTATGGTTTATAACAAACCAGAGACGATTTACTACAAGGCTGCCAAGAAACTCCTCCACTCTGGCATGAAGATCCTGAGCACA gAGAGACTTCAGAGTCTGAAGCAGAGTATTGAGTTTAtggcagacttgaaaacatccGGAAGGACAGTggaagacagagaggaagaaggaTCAGCAAGTGACCCCGCCAAAGATGGATTATCATCAATGGATACCAGTGACAACTCTCAGTCGCCTAGAGTGGCCAGCAGGGACACACCTAG TAAGGACTCTAAAGAGGATGCTCAGAAGAGTGTGAACCAAGCAGAGAAGGATCTAGAAGAAATTAAAAAGATAATTGCAGAGTCTGAAGGTAAACTGTCCAACAGGAGCCTGCAGTGTGAG CTTCAGTTTGAAAGAAGAAAATCTGATGGCTCGACCACTCTGGGCATCCTAAACCCGGCTGACCTGAGTGCAGGAG ACCCTGGTTACTGTCCAGTGAAGTTGGGGATGATGGGTGTCAGGCTGCAGACGGGTATAAACACCTTGCAGGGTTTTAAAGAAGACAAGAGAAACAGGGTCACCCCAG TGACCTATATGAACTATGGGCCTTTTAGCTCATATGCTCCTACATATGACTCCAGCTTTGCCAACGTCAGTAAGGAGGATTCAGATCTTATCTATTCTTTCTACGGCGAGGAATCCAGCCTCCAGGGCTCAGAGAG cagtaTTGCAGATTTCCTGGCCAAGTCTGAAGAGCATATGAACAGACTCGCTGATAATATTTTGGATGCACTGACCAGTGGAGAACATTCTAAACAGTTAAAGGAGAAAGAAGCT ACTGTCCAGGAGGCGGAGGAACCAATGGAAACTTCAACAGAGAAATCAGCTAAGACTGCAGCAGAGAAGTCAGACAAAGCTAATGATGTTGAG GTGGTTGTGTTAGAGTCCAGCAGTGGGAACAACATAACAGCTCTCGGTTCAGTCACGAGTTCGGGTCTGGGGCTTGACCTCCGGCCCGAGAGCTTTGACTCAGAGG AAGCAGAACAGTTTCAGAAGAAGCTGGATGAGACCACTGTGCTTCTGAGGGACCTGCAGgaagctcagagagagagactaagcGCCAAACAGCCTCCAAATATTATCTGCCTGCTTGCTCCTACTGCTAAAGAGCTCCAGctag CGGAGAAGGTGACCGGGAACCTGGCCCAGCTGACCAGTCAGGTGACGCCGGGTGATGTGAGCACTGTGTATGGTATTAGGAGGGCTATGGGCGTATCGATGCCTATTGAACCAGAAGAGACACTCGCACACCTGACTACAG TGGGAGCAGATATGGATGTGGCATGTATTGGCTCAGAGGACGTCCCAGCCATTACAGTCTAG